A single window of Desulfobotulus mexicanus DNA harbors:
- a CDS encoding phenylacetate--CoA ligase family protein, which yields MIYDMEFETLPREALEAIQLKRLQATLQRAYATVPFYRDRFREFGVTPSDIRCLDDMEKLPFLVKQDLRDNYPFGLFAVPKENVVRIHASSGTTGKPTVVGYTARDIDTWASLMARALTAGGAKRGDIIHNAYGYGLFTGGLGVHYGAEKLGATVIPVSGGNTKRQITIMKDFGPSILTATPSYTLHLAEVAREMGVNFKDLNFRHGIFGAEPWSEAMRRQIEGDLGLSAVDIYGLSEVMGPGVAVECHEAKAGLHIFEDHFIPEIIDPETGKRLPLGEVGELVFTSITKEAFPVIRYRTRDITRLVAEPCICGRTMVRMEKVSGRTDDMLIIRGVNVFPSQIESVLMMISEVEPHYQLEVHREDSLDILTVKVEISQKLFTDEVRGLQNLERMIAKNIKEYLGISAKVRLVEPKSIARSEGKAVRVIDHRRL from the coding sequence ATGATTTATGATATGGAGTTTGAAACCCTTCCCAGGGAAGCCCTGGAAGCCATACAGTTGAAACGTCTTCAGGCGACTCTGCAGCGCGCCTATGCCACGGTGCCCTTTTACAGAGACCGATTCCGGGAGTTCGGGGTCACGCCTTCGGATATCCGCTGCCTCGATGATATGGAAAAACTTCCTTTTTTGGTAAAACAGGATCTCCGGGACAATTATCCCTTTGGCCTTTTTGCCGTGCCCAAGGAAAATGTGGTGCGTATCCATGCCTCTTCCGGCACAACGGGCAAGCCTACGGTGGTGGGTTATACGGCAAGGGATATTGATACCTGGGCCAGTCTCATGGCCAGAGCCCTCACCGCCGGTGGTGCAAAGAGGGGAGATATTATTCATAACGCTTATGGTTACGGGCTTTTCACCGGTGGCCTTGGTGTGCATTATGGTGCTGAAAAACTGGGTGCAACGGTTATCCCCGTATCTGGGGGAAATACCAAACGTCAGATAACCATCATGAAAGATTTCGGCCCGTCCATTTTGACGGCGACTCCTTCCTACACCCTGCATCTGGCCGAAGTGGCAAGGGAAATGGGTGTGAATTTCAAAGATCTGAATTTCCGCCATGGTATTTTCGGAGCAGAGCCCTGGAGTGAGGCCATGCGGCGTCAGATTGAAGGGGATCTGGGGCTTTCTGCCGTGGATATTTATGGTCTCAGTGAGGTCATGGGACCGGGTGTGGCTGTGGAATGCCATGAGGCCAAGGCCGGTCTGCATATTTTTGAGGATCACTTCATTCCGGAGATCATTGATCCCGAAACGGGTAAACGCCTTCCTTTGGGTGAGGTGGGTGAGCTGGTTTTCACATCCATCACCAAAGAGGCCTTCCCTGTCATCCGTTACAGGACAAGGGATATTACAAGGCTTGTGGCTGAGCCCTGTATCTGTGGTCGCACCATGGTGCGTATGGAAAAGGTGTCCGGCCGGACCGATGACATGCTCATCATCCGGGGGGTCAATGTTTTCCCCTCACAGATCGAGTCGGTTCTTATGATGATTTCCGAGGTGGAACCCCACTATCAGCTGGAAGTGCATAGGGAGGACAGCCTGGATATTCTGACCGTCAAGGTGGAAATCAGTCAGAAACTCTTTACCGATGAGGTTCGGGGCTTGCAGAATCTGGAAAGAATGATAGCAAAAAATATCAAGGAATACCTTGGAATTTCAGCAAAAGTCCGTCTTGTGGAACCAAAGAGTATTGCCAGAAGTGAAGGAAAGGCTGTCCGGGTTATTGATCATCGGCGTTTATGA
- a CDS encoding ACT domain-containing protein, which translates to MKVEQISIFMENKAGRLAEVTAILKENGVNIRALSLADTADFGVLRMIVDDTQKTDLVLKEAGFTVGKTEVVAVEVMDTPGGLHDILEVLREKNINVEYMYAFVQQNSDRAVMIFRFDDVDTAITHLSARGMTVVPGKRLYSM; encoded by the coding sequence ATGAAGGTGGAGCAGATTTCTATTTTTATGGAAAATAAGGCGGGACGTCTTGCGGAAGTGACAGCCATCCTCAAGGAGAACGGCGTGAACATACGGGCCCTGTCTCTGGCGGACACGGCGGATTTTGGTGTTTTACGCATGATTGTGGATGATACGCAGAAAACGGATCTGGTGCTTAAAGAAGCCGGGTTTACCGTTGGAAAAACCGAGGTTGTGGCCGTGGAGGTCATGGATACGCCCGGCGGACTGCATGATATCCTTGAGGTGCTGCGGGAAAAGAATATCAATGTGGAATACATGTATGCCTTTGTACAGCAGAACAGTGACAGGGCCGTGATGATTTTCCGCTTTGATGATGTGGATACGGCCATTACCCATCTTTCGGCAAGGGGAATGACCGTGGTGCCTGGGAAACGTCTTTATTCCATGTAG
- a CDS encoding histidine triad nucleotide-binding protein, which produces MEDCIFCKIIRREIPSEFLLETEDLVVFRDINPQAPVHLLIVPKVHIRSINELEENHAPLVGRLFLAAKEMAMREGINTSGYKLQFNVEKGGGQEVFHLHLHLIGGWKKR; this is translated from the coding sequence ATGGAAGACTGCATTTTCTGTAAAATTATCCGCAGGGAAATCCCCTCGGAATTTCTTCTGGAAACGGAAGACCTCGTTGTTTTCCGGGATATCAATCCCCAGGCACCGGTGCACCTGCTCATCGTACCAAAGGTGCATATCCGAAGTATCAATGAGCTTGAGGAAAATCATGCGCCCCTTGTGGGCAGACTCTTTCTTGCAGCAAAGGAAATGGCCATGCGGGAAGGAATAAATACCAGCGGATACAAGCTGCAGTTCAACGTGGAAAAAGGCGGGGGGCAGGAAGTATTTCACCTGCATCTGCACCTCATCGGTGGCTGGAAAAAAAGATAA
- a CDS encoding N-acetylmuramoyl-L-alanine amidase, whose product MVLPTYRIRVHTDLPPPCRGKRVMRIPVLCILIFCLLFSCFPAWAGSVRDLYLQADRDFQELQKNTERRKYRTNWEKIADNFENAYRLDSQNAWAPASLYRAAEVYLGLSHFSGRSSDRDKAIELFRRVFHECPKSRYKFRAEDKLKELGAPLQAPPPPPRPVIQPAPTPEPPIKTMRSTRPEEAPLPAAEIPATSIPVLPIPDSGIQIMPVIEKTETASQRNQEDVSHLGMIQGVRYQTHPNRTRIVVDSDRELAYTYNDLNQDRERGLPPRVYVDFKQTTLKEDILPAVQINDPQVKAFRIARNTKEKVRLVMDLDQSRDFKIFQLFDPYRTVIDIWGEARSSERTALAANLPPAVLPPVATTSSASAIRRQLALGVHRIVIDPGHGGKDPGAIGYQRGVLEKDINLQISKILADKLRKELNCEVLLTRDKDVYLSLEERTQFANQHKADLFLSIHTNAAMNRNAHGIETYFLNLATDEESIAVAARENATSTKNISDLQTILNDLMQNAKINESSRLASYVQKGMVDSVKPHYSNISDKGVKQAPFYVLLGAQMPSILIEAGFITNPRECQRLTNPQYQSRIADGIVDGIRRYIQEHFPKNSP is encoded by the coding sequence ATGGTTCTTCCAACATACCGGATCAGGGTTCATACAGATCTTCCCCCCCCTTGCAGGGGAAAAAGAGTGATGCGGATTCCTGTTTTATGCATTCTCATTTTCTGCCTGCTCTTTTCATGCTTTCCTGCATGGGCAGGTTCCGTGCGCGACCTTTACCTTCAGGCTGACCGTGACTTTCAGGAACTTCAGAAAAATACTGAAAGGCGTAAATACCGTACCAACTGGGAAAAAATCGCCGATAACTTTGAAAATGCCTACAGGCTGGACTCGCAGAATGCCTGGGCACCGGCCTCCCTGTACAGGGCTGCGGAAGTTTACCTTGGACTCTCCCACTTTTCAGGCCGAAGCAGCGATAGGGACAAGGCCATAGAGCTTTTCCGCCGGGTTTTCCACGAGTGTCCCAAAAGCCGTTACAAATTCAGGGCTGAAGATAAACTCAAGGAGCTTGGCGCCCCACTACAGGCACCGCCACCACCACCACGCCCCGTCATTCAGCCAGCACCAACACCTGAACCACCCATTAAAACCATGCGCTCCACAAGACCAGAAGAAGCACCTCTTCCGGCAGCAGAGATACCAGCCACAAGCATACCTGTCCTGCCCATTCCTGATTCCGGCATACAGATTATGCCTGTTATTGAAAAAACTGAAACAGCATCCCAGCGGAATCAAGAAGATGTCTCCCACCTTGGCATGATACAGGGTGTCCGCTATCAGACCCACCCAAACCGGACACGAATTGTTGTGGATTCGGACAGAGAGCTTGCCTACACCTACAATGACCTGAATCAGGACAGGGAAAGGGGACTGCCTCCGAGGGTTTATGTGGACTTCAAACAGACCACACTGAAAGAAGACATCCTTCCCGCCGTACAGATTAATGACCCCCAGGTCAAAGCTTTCCGCATTGCCCGGAATACAAAGGAGAAGGTACGGCTTGTCATGGATCTGGATCAGTCAAGGGATTTTAAAATTTTTCAGCTTTTTGATCCCTACAGGACCGTTATCGATATCTGGGGTGAAGCCAGATCCTCGGAGAGAACGGCACTGGCAGCCAATCTGCCGCCTGCAGTACTTCCTCCTGTTGCGACTACCTCCAGTGCCAGCGCCATACGTCGCCAGCTGGCCCTTGGAGTTCACCGTATTGTCATTGATCCGGGTCATGGTGGAAAAGATCCCGGAGCCATAGGGTATCAGCGGGGAGTTCTTGAAAAGGACATCAATCTCCAGATATCAAAAATTCTTGCGGATAAACTCCGTAAGGAGCTCAATTGCGAGGTTCTTCTCACAAGGGATAAGGATGTCTACCTGAGCCTTGAGGAGCGCACCCAGTTTGCCAATCAGCACAAGGCGGATCTTTTTCTTTCCATCCACACCAATGCGGCCATGAACCGGAACGCCCACGGTATTGAAACCTATTTTCTCAATCTGGCCACAGACGAGGAATCCATTGCCGTTGCCGCAAGGGAAAATGCCACCTCCACCAAAAATATCAGTGATCTTCAGACCATCCTGAATGATCTGATGCAAAATGCCAAAATCAATGAATCCAGCAGACTGGCCTCCTATGTGCAAAAAGGTATGGTGGACAGCGTCAAGCCCCACTACAGCAACATTAGCGACAAAGGAGTCAAACAGGCTCCCTTCTATGTTCTTCTGGGCGCACAGATGCCTTCCATTTTGATTGAAGCAGGTTTCATCACCAATCCCAGAGAATGCCAGAGACTGACCAACCCCCAGTACCAAAGCCGCATCGCCGATGGCATTGTGGATGGTATACGGCGCTACATTCAGGAACACTTCCCAAAAAACAGCCCCTGA